In the genome of Spea bombifrons isolate aSpeBom1 chromosome 11, aSpeBom1.2.pri, whole genome shotgun sequence, one region contains:
- the ERCC1 gene encoding DNA excision repair protein ERCC-1: MESHQEEKKTKETEPKNFIIPSQLPELSQVRSLFQAPTAVSAVPAASGQSYADYVFRQEPRIPKQPAKNSDPREDTALPKGQLPTTATKPGGGRSCIVVSTRQKGNPLLKHVRNVPWEFGDIVPDYLLGETCCALFLSLRYHNLNPEYIHTRLQSLGQSYALRVLLVQVDVKDPHFALKELAKICILSDCTLILSWSPDEAARYLETYKCYEQKPADALKERTERDFMSRMMDCLTTIRSVNKTDSCTLISTFGTLADVANASREDLSLCPGLGPQKAKRLFDTLHEPFMKPTMSTCRESTAHV, from the exons ATGGAGTCACACCAAGAggagaagaaaacaaaagaaacagagCCAAAGAACTTCATAATTCCCTCTCAATTACCAGAATTGTCCCAG GTACGTTCTCTTTTCCAAGCTCCAACAGCGGTGTCGGCGGTCCCAGCGGCGTCGGGTCAGAGTTATGCTGATTACGTTTTCCGGCAAGAGCCTAGAATACCTAAACAACCTGCGAAGAACTCCGATCCGAGAGAGGATACGGCCCTACCTAAAGGACAACTTCCAACTACAGCCACAAAGCCGGGTGGAGGAAGAAGCTGCATTGTGGTCAGCACACGACAG AAAGGAAACCCACTCCTTAAACATGTGCGAAATGTGCCCTGGGAGTTTGGTGACATTGTGCCAGATTACTTACTAGGGGAAACCTGCTGTGCTCTTTTCCTTAG CTTGAGGTATCACAATCTGAACCCGGAATATATACATACTCGCCTTCAGTCTCTTGGTCAGTCTTATGCACTTCGTGTGCTTCTGGTACAAGTGGATGTG AAAGACccgcattttgccttaaaggaATTGGCAAAAATTTGCATCCTGTCTGACTGCACATTAATATTGAGCTGGAG CCCAGACGAAGCCGCACGGTACCTCGAGACCTATAAATGCTATGAGCAGAAACCAGCTGATGCCTTGAAAGAGAGGACTGAGAGAGACTTCATGTCAAGG ATGATGGATTGTCTCACAACCATACGATCTGTAAATAAGACAGATAGCTGCACTCTGATTTCTACATTTGGG actTTAGCTGATGTTGCTAATGCTTCTCGCGAAGATTTGTCTCTTTGCCCAGGGCTTGGTCCGCAAAAG GCTAAAAGACTATTTGATACACTACATGAACCATTTATGAAACCCACCATGTCAACATGCAGAGAGTCCACGGCACATGTGTAA
- the CLDND1 gene encoding claudin domain-containing protein 1, with translation MLCVTYAGKTSHDCRFKDVSFRTLRKGQRRNMDNRFATALVIGSVLSLLSVIYLSTAVGTVSWYHYFTPSVLSNLSEAAAADFLSETDEKVYTDALFRCNGSLGLWQMCIRVPQHNLEQQHESPSVSKCILLSFSDQFLDKYQDPGNHNTETDLVRTYLWRCQFLLPLVALGLIFFGAVVGLAGCVCRSLYPALGTGALHLLAGVCTLGSVLCFSSGVQMLQERLPLPHGVRGEYGWSFCLACVSSPLQVMAGALFLWAARASRREYTLMKAYRVA, from the exons ATGCTGTGCGTGACGTACGCCGGAAAGACGTCACATGACTGCCGATTTAAAG ATGTGTCCTTCAGAACGTTGAGGAAGGGGCAGAGAAGAAACATGGATAACCGCTTTGCCACAGCCTTGGTGATAGGCAGCGTACTGTCCCTTTTGTCTGTGATCTACCTATCCACCGCAGTGGGGACGGTGTCGTGGTACCACTACTTCACCCCTTCCGTCCTTTCAAACTTAAGCGAGGCTGCTGCAGCCGACTTCCTCAGTGAAACTGATGAGAAAGTCTATACCGATGCTCTCTTTCGTTGCAATGGCAGCCTAGGTCTTTGGCAAATGTGCATCCGTGTCCCCCAACACAATTTGGAGCAGCAGCATG AAAGCCCATCTGTTTCGAAGTGCATTTTACTGTCGTTTTCGGATCAGTTTTTGGACAAATATCAAGATCCTGGAAATCATAACACTGAGACCGATTTAGTGCGCACAT atcTCTGGCGCTGTCAGTTTTTGCTTCCATTGGTTGCCCTCGGACTTATATTTTTTGGTGCGGTAGTGGGTTtggctgggtgtgtgtgtcGGAGTTTGTACCCTGCGCTAGGGACTGGAGCCCTTCACCTATTAGCAG GCGTTTGCACTCTGGGCTCAGTTCTGTGTTTCTCCAGCGGGGTACAGATGTTACAAGAGAGACTGCCTCTTCCCCATGGTGTACGGGGAGAGTATGGCTGGTCATTTTGCTTGGCTTGTGTCTCTTCACCCTTGCAGGTCATGGCTGGTGCTCTCTTTTTGTGGGCAGCTCGGGCCAGTCGTCGAGAATACACTCTAATGAAGGCTTACCGTGTAGCATGA